A window of Hevea brasiliensis isolate MT/VB/25A 57/8 chromosome 14, ASM3005281v1, whole genome shotgun sequence contains these coding sequences:
- the LOC110669320 gene encoding uncharacterized protein LOC110669320 — protein sequence MARHVNMVASFLVVFLLTPLTHAVAGSRSSLSQQKLEVQDHLKRLNKPPVKSIKSPDGDIIDCVHITHQTAFDHPLLKNHKIQMRPTFYPEGLLSESKVSSNSEEESNPTTQLWHLNGRCPKETIPIRRTRKNEILRANSVKSFGMKKHLAIPQPRSAEPDLISQSGHQHAIVYVEGDKYYGAKATINVWAPKIQQSNEFSLSQIWILGGSFGEDLNSIEAGWQVSPDLYGDNRTRLFTYWTSDAYQATGCYNLLCSGFIQINNQIAMGASIYPVSSYGSSQYDISLLIWKDPKEGNWWIQFGNNYVLGYWPASLFSYLADSATMIEWGGEIVNSEFDGQHSTTQMGSGHFPEEGFGKAGYFKNIQIVDGSNHLRAPEDLNTFTEQSNCYNVRNDNDGDWGNYFFYGGPGRNPNCP from the exons ATGGCGAGGCATGTGAACATGGTGGCCTCTTTTTTGGTGGTGTTTTTATTGACACCATTGACACATGCTGTTGCTGGAAGTAGAAGCAGCTTGTCTCAGCAGAAGCTGGAGGTTCAGGACCACTTGAAGCGCTTGAACAAGCCTCCAGTTAAATCCATCAAG AGTCCAGATGGGGACATAATCGACTGCGTTCATATTACGCACCAAACGGCTTTTGATCATCCTTTGCTCAAAAACCATAAAATTCAG ATGAGACCGACCTTCTACCCAGAAGGACTTCTCAGTGAAAGCAAGGTTTCGTCAAATTCCGAGGAAGAATCAAACCCCACTACCCAGTTGTGGCACTTGAATGGAAGATGCCCAAAAGAAACAATTCCCATCAGAAGAACGagaaaaaatgaaatattaagAGCAAACTCTGTCAAAAGTTTTGGCATGAAGAAGCACCTCGCTATCCCTCAACCCAGATCTGCAGAACCTGACCTCATTAGCCAAAGTGGCCATCAG CATGCAATAGTTTATGTGGAAGGAGACAAGTATTATGGAGCCAAAGCAACAATAAATGTTTGGGCACCCAAAATACAACAGTCTAATGAATTCAGCTTATCTCAAATCTGGATCCTAGGGGGTTCTTTTGGTGAAGATCTTAATAGCATTGAAGCTGGCTGGCAG GTCAGTCCAGATTTATATGGAGATAACAGAACTAGACTCTTCACTTATTGGACT AGTGATGCATATCAAGCCACGGGTTGCTACAATCTCCTGTGTTCAGGCTTTATTCAAATCAATAATCAAATAGCAATGGGTGCAAGCATCTACCCTGTTTCTAGCTATGGTAGCTCCCAATATGATATCAGCCTACTTATTTGGAAG GACCCAAAAGAGGGTAACTGGTGGATACAATTTGGAAATAACTATGTGCTAGGATATTGGCCAGCTTCGCTCTTCTCTTACCTGGCCGACAGTGCTACAATGATTGAGTGGGGAGGTGAGATTGTAAACTCAGAATTTGATGGGCAGCACTCCACCACACAAATGGGAAGCGGCCATTTCCCTGAAGAAGGATTTGGAAAAGCTGGTTACTTCAAGAATATTCAGATTGTTGATGGATCCAATCATCTCAGGGCTCCTGAAGACCTTAACACTTTTACTGAACAATCCAATTGCTACAATGTTCGAAATGACAACGATGGTGATTGGGGTAACTACTTTTTTTATGGTGGTCCTGGCAGAAACCCGAATTGCCCGTGA
- the LOC110669312 gene encoding non-specific lipid-transfer protein 8-like, with protein MNSQGVAVLIMSALVLPLLLAPASEAAVSCSDVLKDLRPCVKYLTNGSGAPPAACCTGASALASAATNTADKRAACACIKTAAQKINPNAQLAQALPANCGISFPYTVSPNVDCSKIT; from the exons ATGAATTCTCAGGGTGTAGCAGTTCTAATCATGTCTGCTCTTGTACTTCCTCTTTTACTTGCACCAGCTTCGGAGGCTGCTGTTTCATGCAGTGATGTGCTCAAGGACCTGAGACCTTGTGTGAAATACCTAACGAACGGAAGTGGGGCACCACCTGCAGCTTGCTGTACAGGAGCCTCAGCTCTTGCATCTGCTGCAACAAACACTGCTGATAAGAGGGCTGCTTGTGCCTGCATCAAGACAGCTGCCCAGAAAATAAATCCAAATGCTCAATTAGCCCAAGCTCTTCCAGCCAACTGTGGGATCAGCTTTCCTTACACTGTCTCACCCAACGTGGATTGCTCCAA GATTACTTAA